In Mycolicibacterium phocaicum, one DNA window encodes the following:
- a CDS encoding MaoC/PaaZ C-terminal domain-containing protein has product MSQPSGLVNMARAVAGALPFVSRGSTLPARTVTVSGLTIDPKNVAEYAAVTGLRFGDTVPLTYPFALTFPTMMSLVTGFDFPFAAMGSVHIENHITQYRPIKVTDELDVAVRAENLREHRKGLLVDIITDVKVGNDLVWNQITTFLHQQRTSLSGEPKPEPVKQPKLPPPNAVISITPGQIRHYADVGGDHNPIHTSSIGAKLFGFPTAIAHGMFSAAAVLANIEGQLPDAVKYSVKFGKPVLLPAKVGLYVEPIDGGWELALRNLSKGYPHLTATVTEL; this is encoded by the coding sequence ATGTCGCAGCCCAGCGGTCTTGTGAACATGGCACGAGCGGTGGCGGGTGCGCTGCCGTTCGTGTCGCGCGGCTCCACCCTGCCGGCCCGCACCGTCACGGTGTCGGGCCTGACCATCGACCCGAAGAATGTCGCCGAGTACGCCGCGGTGACCGGGCTGCGGTTCGGCGACACCGTGCCGCTGACCTACCCGTTCGCGCTGACCTTCCCGACCATGATGTCGTTGGTCACCGGATTCGATTTCCCTTTCGCCGCAATGGGTTCGGTGCACATCGAGAACCACATCACGCAGTACCGTCCGATCAAGGTGACCGACGAACTGGACGTGGCGGTCCGTGCGGAAAACCTGCGCGAGCACCGCAAGGGCCTGCTCGTCGACATCATCACGGACGTCAAGGTCGGCAATGACCTGGTGTGGAACCAGATCACCACGTTCCTGCACCAGCAGCGGACCAGCCTGTCGGGTGAGCCGAAGCCGGAGCCGGTCAAGCAGCCGAAGCTGCCACCGCCCAACGCGGTCATCAGCATCACACCGGGGCAGATTCGCCACTACGCCGATGTCGGCGGCGACCACAACCCGATCCACACCAGCTCCATCGGCGCCAAGCTCTTCGGCTTCCCGACCGCCATCGCGCACGGAATGTTCAGCGCCGCAGCGGTACTGGCCAACATCGAGGGTCAGCTGCCGGACGCGGTGAAGTATTCCGTGAAGTTCGGCAAGCCCGTGCTGCTGCCGGCCAAGGTGGGGCTGTACGTCGAGCCCATCGACGGTGGCTGGGAGCTGGCGCTGCGCAACCTGTCGAAGGGCTACCCGCACCTGACGGCGACGGTCACCGAGCTGTAG
- a CDS encoding 3-oxoacyl-ACP reductase → MADVLSQVLTSGPGSFLAKQLGVPQPQPLRRYKAGEPALAGPLLIGGEGRVAEPLRAALADDYDLVGNNVGGRWADSFGGLLFDATGITKPEQLKQLHQFFTPVLRNLAANSRVVVVGTTPDETDSIDERIAQRALEGFTRSLGKELQRGATIGLVYLSAKASPAASGIESTVRFLLSGKSAYVDGQVFYVGAADSVAPADWDKPLAGKVALVTGAARGIGAEIARVFARDGAAVVAIDVPQAADALAETAAAVGGTALALDVTADDAVQQIVAHLTEHHGGKADVLVNNAGITRDKLLANMDDARWDSVIAVNLLAPQRLAQGLVENGTIGEGGRIVGLSSMAGIAGNRGQTNYAATKAGMIGMTDAYAEVFGEKGVTINAVAPGFIETKMTDAIPLATREVGRRLNSLFQGGLPVDVAELIAYFASPASNAVTGNTIRVCGQALLGA, encoded by the coding sequence ATGGCTGACGTCCTCTCCCAAGTCCTCACCTCTGGTCCGGGTTCGTTCCTGGCCAAGCAGCTCGGCGTGCCGCAGCCCCAGCCGCTGCGCCGCTACAAGGCGGGCGAGCCCGCCCTGGCCGGTCCGCTCCTGATCGGCGGCGAAGGCCGCGTGGCCGAGCCGCTGCGCGCCGCCCTCGCCGACGACTACGACCTCGTGGGCAACAACGTGGGCGGCCGCTGGGCCGACTCGTTCGGCGGCCTGCTGTTCGACGCCACCGGCATCACCAAGCCCGAGCAGCTCAAGCAGCTCCACCAGTTCTTCACCCCGGTCCTGCGCAACCTGGCCGCCAACAGCCGCGTCGTCGTCGTCGGCACCACGCCTGACGAGACCGACAGCATCGACGAGCGCATCGCCCAGCGCGCCCTCGAAGGCTTCACCCGCTCGCTCGGCAAGGAGCTGCAGCGCGGCGCCACCATCGGGCTCGTCTACCTGTCGGCCAAGGCCTCGCCCGCCGCATCGGGCATCGAGTCGACCGTCCGCTTCCTGCTGTCGGGCAAGTCGGCGTACGTCGACGGCCAGGTGTTCTACGTCGGCGCCGCCGACTCCGTCGCCCCGGCCGACTGGGACAAGCCGCTGGCCGGCAAGGTCGCGCTGGTGACCGGCGCCGCCCGCGGCATCGGCGCCGAGATCGCCCGCGTGTTCGCGCGGGACGGCGCGGCCGTCGTCGCCATCGACGTCCCGCAGGCCGCCGACGCGCTGGCCGAGACCGCCGCCGCGGTCGGTGGCACCGCGCTGGCTCTGGACGTGACGGCCGACGACGCAGTGCAGCAGATCGTCGCGCACCTCACCGAGCACCACGGCGGCAAGGCCGACGTCCTGGTCAACAACGCCGGCATCACCCGCGACAAGCTGCTCGCCAACATGGACGACGCCCGCTGGGACTCGGTGATCGCCGTGAACCTGCTTGCGCCGCAACGTCTTGCGCAGGGCCTGGTGGAGAACGGCACCATCGGTGAGGGTGGACGCATCGTGGGCCTGTCCTCGATGGCCGGTATCGCCGGTAACCGCGGCCAGACCAACTACGCCGCCACCAAGGCCGGCATGATCGGCATGACCGACGCGTACGCCGAGGTGTTCGGCGAGAAGGGCGTCACCATCAACGCCGTCGCGCCGGGCTTCATCGAGACCAAGATGACCGACGCCATCCCGCTGGCCACCCGCGAGGTGGGCCGTCGCCTCAACTCGCTGTTCCAGGGCGGCCTGCCGGTCGACGTCGCCGAGCTGATCGCCTACTTCGCCAGCCCCGCGTCGAATGCCGTCACCGGCAACACGATTCGGGTCTGCGGCCAGGCCCTGTTGGGAGCCTGA
- a CDS encoding acetyl-CoA C-acetyltransferase, which yields MAETNSRRRVAVLGGNRIPFARSDGAYANASNQDMFTAALDGLIDRFNLKGEKLDMVIGGAVLKHSRDFNLMRECVLGTSLSPYTPAFDLQQACGTGLQSAIAAADGIAAGRYQVAAAGGVDTASDAPIALGNDLRRVLLSLRRAKSNVDRLKLVGKLPAAVGVEIPVNSEARTGLSMGEHAAQTAKEMGVKRTDQDALAAASHQNMAAAYDRGFFDDLVSPFLGLYRDNNLRADSSTEKLAKLKPVFGVKLGDATMTAGNSTPLTDGASVALLSTDEWAAEHNIPVLAYFVDSETAAVDYVNGTDGLLMAPTYAVPRLLARNGLTLQDFDFYEIHEAFASVVLATLAAWESPEYCKGRLGLDAPLGSIDRSKLNVNGSSLAAGHPFAATGGRIVAQLAKQLAEKKKETGKPVRGLISICAAGGQGVTAILEA from the coding sequence GTGGCCGAGACCAACAGCCGCCGCCGTGTGGCCGTCCTGGGTGGTAACCGCATTCCCTTCGCACGATCCGACGGTGCGTACGCAAACGCCTCCAACCAGGACATGTTCACCGCGGCCCTGGACGGCCTGATCGACCGCTTCAACCTCAAGGGCGAGAAGCTCGACATGGTCATCGGCGGCGCCGTCCTCAAGCACAGCCGTGATTTCAATCTCATGCGCGAATGTGTGCTCGGCACCTCGCTGTCGCCCTACACGCCGGCCTTCGACCTGCAGCAGGCCTGTGGCACCGGCCTGCAGTCGGCCATCGCGGCCGCTGACGGCATCGCTGCCGGCCGCTACCAGGTGGCCGCTGCCGGTGGTGTGGACACCGCGTCGGACGCGCCGATCGCTCTCGGCAACGACCTGCGCCGGGTGCTGCTGAGCCTGCGCCGCGCCAAGTCGAACGTCGACCGCCTGAAGCTCGTCGGCAAGCTGCCCGCCGCCGTCGGCGTCGAGATCCCGGTCAACAGCGAGGCCCGCACCGGTCTGTCGATGGGCGAGCACGCCGCCCAGACCGCCAAGGAGATGGGCGTCAAGCGCACCGACCAGGACGCCCTGGCCGCCGCCAGCCATCAGAACATGGCCGCCGCCTATGACCGCGGTTTCTTCGACGACCTGGTCAGCCCATTCCTGGGCCTGTACCGCGACAACAACCTGCGCGCCGACTCGTCGACCGAGAAGCTGGCCAAGCTCAAGCCCGTCTTCGGCGTGAAGCTGGGCGACGCCACCATGACCGCCGGCAACTCGACCCCGCTGACCGACGGCGCCTCGGTGGCGCTGCTGTCGACCGATGAGTGGGCCGCTGAGCACAACATCCCGGTGCTGGCCTACTTCGTCGACTCCGAGACCGCCGCCGTCGACTACGTCAACGGCACGGACGGCCTGCTCATGGCCCCGACATACGCCGTGCCGCGCCTGCTGGCCCGCAACGGCCTGACGCTGCAGGACTTCGACTTCTACGAGATCCACGAGGCCTTCGCCTCCGTCGTGCTGGCCACGCTGGCGGCCTGGGAATCGCCGGAGTACTGCAAGGGCCGCCTCGGCCTGGACGCGCCGCTCGGCTCCATCGACCGGTCGAAGCTCAACGTCAACGGCTCGTCGCTGGCCGCGGGCCACCCGTTCGCCGCGACCGGCGGCCGCATCGTGGCCCAGCTGGCCAAGCAGCTCGCCGAGAAGAAGAAGGAGACCGGCAAGCCGGTTCGTGGCCTGATCTCCATCTGCGCCGCAGGTGGACAGGGCGTCACGGCAATCCTGGAAGCCTGA